One Panicum virgatum strain AP13 chromosome 3N, P.virgatum_v5, whole genome shotgun sequence DNA segment encodes these proteins:
- the LOC120666733 gene encoding transcription factor RSL3-like yields MEAGGLIAEVGWTEFDFLSHGEESEVMAQLLGAFPSHGEEGHHELPWSDQASNAYSDNIGSSLAVPPAYEGYCFSDSNEALRISSCIAPDDLSSVQEYSATEFVNMFSNHSPNFYGNGDGSCEDLDDPSMIMLDSVSATNKRKHLAEELDGKTRGRKCARKGETKRTKRAKRSGDEDASMAIASGSPTSCCTSDSDSNGSLESADADARPKGKARAGRGATTEPQSIYARKRRERINERLKILQNLVPNGTKVDISTMLEEAVHYVKFLQLQIRLLSSDDMWMYAPIAYNGMNIGIDLNMDR; encoded by the exons ATGGAGGCTGGAGGGTTGATCGCTGAGGTCGGTTGGACCGAGTTCGACTTTCTGTCGCATGGAGAGGAATCGGAGGTAATGGCGCAGCTGCTTGGTGCCTTCCCCTCCCATGGTGAGGAAGGCCACCATGAGCTGCCTTGGTCCGACCAAGCTTCCAATGCATACAGTGACAACATTGGAAGCAGCCTTGCTGTCCCACCTGCATATGAGGGCTACTGTTTCAGTGACTCAAATGAAGCTCTGAGGATCAGCTCCTGCATTGCACCTGATGACCTGAGCTCGGTCCAGGAGTATAGTGCAACCGAGTTTGTCAACATGTTCTCAAACCATTCCCCTAATTTTTATGGGAATGGTGATGGCAGCTGTGAGGATCTGGATGACCCAAGCATGATCATGCTCGACTCAGTAAGTGCTACCAACAAGAGAAAGCACTTGGCTGAAGAACTTGATGGCAAAACAAGA GGCCGGAAATGCGCAAGGAAAGGTGAAACAAAGCGAACGAAGAGGGCCAAACGGAGTGGAGATGAGGATGCGAGTATGGCCATCGCGAGTGGAAGCCCAACAAGTTGCTGCACCTCTGACAGTGACTCCAATGGCTCTCTGGAGTCTGCAGATGCTGATGCTCGTCCGAAAGGCAAGGCTCGGGCAGGCCGCGGCGCAACAACTGAACCCCAGAGCATCTATGCAAGG AAAAGGAGGGAAAGGATCAATGAGAGGCTGAAGATTCTGCAGAACCTGGTGCCCAACGGGACCAAAGTAGATATCAGCACCATGCTTGAGGAGGCAGTCCACTATGTGAAGTTCCTGCAGCTTCAGATCAGG ctgctGAGCTCGGATGACATGTGGATGTATGCACCAATCGCATACAACGGGATGAACATCGGGATCGATCTGAACATGGATAGATGA